From Platichthys flesus chromosome 19, fPlaFle2.1, whole genome shotgun sequence:
TCCATTAAGACTATGTGACGTCCTTCCCAGTGTAAGAATACATGTGAAAGAATCACTGACACTTTTGCTCACATTCATATAAACaattgttgtctctctgtgtttaatgAAAGAGTCGCTGAAGATGCAAGAGGTTCGATAAATTGTAAATATTAGACTTTAATTACTAAATAAATCCGTCTGTATTTTAAAGGTGGGTCATGTTCGCATAGTTTTCTCAGATGCTTCCTGGAATAATTTTTTCATGATATAATTCCTACAACTTATCTTTTACAAGATTATAGGAAACTTTAGGAGCTTTAAATAAAAGTGCTAccacatttttttgtcatcttcacacacacacacacattaatgggTGAATTATTTTTCCCTTATGCCATTATGCGTAACTCACAGACCAAGGTGCAACTCTTTCTTGTTTCCATTAAACCTTATGAGTAAATGAGTTGTTGACCTGTTGTGAAATCTCCTCGTTGCTGCCTTCACATTCAGATCCACGACTATCACCTTCCCCTGTTGAGTCAATCCACTCAGATCTGGTCAAATTAAATCATGCTATCAACTTCATCCTGATTTTCATGTTAAATCaagagatttatttattctcagaaaagcaaaacacagcTACAAACATCCTCAGATGATCAGACACATTTCTTCTCATGTTTCACAATCGATTACAAAAAACAGTTCCtcaaaaagagaggaggagcacaTTTCTATCAAACACATCTGAAAGTGTTAGTGGCAAGGCACCGGCTTTTTGATGGTTCTTTTTGAGGTTCGTGGTTTGTCAATGATTTCCACAGAACCACATGACCTACGTGCTCCGTCCCCATACACATGTGAGAGTGACTCCCATCTGGACGAGGTTTACAAGctacagaggagaaagaaaaatcacatgGGCCAGTTCCTCTATCTGACACAACTTTAAATGACCTGTCGCTCAACAGCCGTCAGTACTGATCAGAAAAATATACAGTGAAAGCTACAAACAGTGGAAGACTTCCCATTCCGTACAGGACATTCAGCACAAGGAGGCAGCACGTGCACGTTTCTAAACTCCTTTAGATGTTTGCTGCTGTGAAGGGGATAAAAGGAAAATGCCTCAGAGACATCTGAAACGTCCATTTGAAGTGTTTTAAAAGAGTCCAGAGGCTGGACACCTAACACTGAGATTAGTGACTGGTACAAATGATATGTTGCATTCTCTGTATAATTGTGCAGCTCATTTTCAGGCATAAAAGCAACATGATTCGATGTTATTGCTTCTCAAGTGTTAAAATTTGACAAACAAGTGCAGAGATTAGTCATTGAGTGGTTTTCCCATTTAGTATCCAAACAAAAAAACGACCTCCTCCCGTCTGGAATCCAGAGAGTGACTCGTCCATGACCATCAGGTCTGACCCAGCAGGGGGAAGGAGATGAAATAACCCAGACCAGTTCCGATCATGACGCCGATGAAGATCCACACGTTGTAGGTCATGACGCACAACATCAGCATGTAGCCGAGAGACACCTGCAGCATGTGGAGGACGGTCTGGATCCCGTGCAGCAGCCAGCTgaggacgaggagagaggagaacatgTGAGGGGAATAATAACTTGCATTTTTACACGTCAGGCACCCGAGGCTTGAGTGACTCAGtttaaacaaactgtgaaaaacTAGAATTACTACCTCACAGTTGTTTAATTTCACAAACCAGACAGGTTGCAGTTGATCCACGTCTCTACAAACGAGCGTAGTACATGTATTTTGGAAAATGAACTAAAGATATAGAGTGTATTTTGTGATAATTACTTCTATTAGGGACgtcatgtctttgtttgtttgtttgttggttgccGTTGTTCTGCTGAATGAATTTTAACGGAACTTGGTGGAATGAAGGGACATTGAGAgttttcccaggaaataattcatgtcaCATGTAGGTGTAGTGTGTAAAATGTTGTTCAGCCAATTCAAGCTGAATGGAAGGGGACGGTTCAGCCTGGTCAGAGGAGGCATGTGTTCGACTGAGTATCTTTGAATTCTTTGGTTGTGGCCAAGAATGTGTTCTGTGAGGCCCTGAGGGCAACTGAACCACATTTGtgacaaatttaaagaaaagccCTCAAGGCGTTCGATGCCCCTGGCACGAGAAACGACAGCTGCAGCAGATAGAACTGAGATTCAAATGAAACTACAGCAGAGATATGATGGAGCTACAATACCTCAAACTCCAAACTATTGTCTGCCACTCGCCAATAGAAGGTTTAAGGTTGATTATCTGACCTCCTGGGCTGCAATTACCACTTGATGAGGATCTGGTCCCTGAAGGTGTTCATAATAATTGTGCATCTCATAGTTCCCTGACCTGTTCCTGGTGttgggagctggaggaggaggcctgaTGGGGGTCACGGAGGATTCGGAGGAGCTTCTGCCcagtgaggagctgcagtcGCTGTGGAGGGCCGCAGGGCCGAGGTACGGCTCTGCCAGCTTCGACTTATTTCCCAGCCACAGCCTCCAGACCTTCAGCACCTCGTAGAAGACGGTCAGGAGGAAGACGACGAACACCGACAACGCCAtccctgcagacacaaacacacagagttcaCCTTCAGGCATGTTCTTCACCGATCggaaacatttgcattttaccCAAACCCGAGGCCTCATGAATCTAAAGGCTGCTCCTCCACAAATAAGAACCGGTCTTCCAGGCCCTCATTAAGAATCCTTCAGACTAGATAATAAagtctggtttgtgtttgactcTCTGTGACTTACCCACAGGCCCGTTCACGTTCCAGAAGTCGAACAGCAGCGTCACGCTGTTCGACACCTCAAAAGTCATCTgtagaaaagacagagagacgagGAGTAAGAACCTAGAACCAGCCGAGGGGAGGGCTGGTCACCGGTTAAAGGCTGAAGCACGTTTCATGGGAAAGAGATAACTGATGCGGGACCAGGTGTTAACAGTGTTGACCTCCTTCCCACCGAGATCAGTTATCCAGACCTGGAGTCAACACTCTGTCATTAGTCCCTCGCTCTTTAATTTCCTGGAGTCAAGTCTCAGGAGGTCTTGTGTTACTGATCTGAGCGacctttacttttctttttcagctttTCTTACAGGACCTTCATCGACAGAGGAGAAAAGTGCTTCTCAAAGCAAAGGTTTtactttt
This genomic window contains:
- the slc31a2 gene encoding probable low affinity copper uptake protein 2 produces the protein MMSMTFEVSNSVTLLFDFWNVNGPVGMALSVFVVFLLTVFYEVLKVWRLWLGNKSKLAEPYLGPAALHSDCSSSLGRSSSESSVTPIRPPPPAPNTRNSWLLHGIQTVLHMLQVSLGYMLMLCVMTYNVWIFIGVMIGTGLGYFISFPLLGQT